A segment of the Halostagnicola kamekurae genome:
ACCGCGTCGTAGTCGTCCATGTCGTCGAGATACACCGTTACCTTCACCACGTCCTCGAGCGAGCCTCCGCCTTCCGCCAGCACCGCCGAAAGGTTGGCTATGACCCGGTCGGTCTGGTCCTCGATATCGCCGTCGACGTCCGCCATCGTCTCCGGGTCCACGGGACCGAATCCGGAGACGAACAGGAAGCCGTCGACCAGGATGCCCTGGGAGTACGGGTTGTCAGTGTTCGGTGCGTCTTCGGTCGTGACCGCCGTTCGCTGGGCCATAAATGGGTTCGAGTGAATTCACGGACAGCAATGTAATAAACGTTATTAGACTTTTACGTACACATAATCCGTTTTCGAAGTGCGAGGGAGAGGGAAACCGAGTCGATCACTGTGGATCGGCTGGACCAACCGCCGTTCCTGATGAGTCGCGGTGTCGAGAGTTCAGTCGGTGATACCCACGGCGACGGAGGGTTTCGCTCGTCGTCGAGGTCTCGCATGGGATTCGTTCGACGGCCCGCTCGAGCACACGCTCGGAGAACTAGTCGCTGCGCCTGTGTGAGTACCCTACCGCCTTGCACGAGAGGCTCTCTATGACACCTTCATATAGGTCAAAGCTTTTCACGGTTGCTATTGGCAATTTCCTATGGGACAAGACAGTCCTGAAGCAGATTCGAGCGATTCGGCGGACGAATCCACGGAACGCGTTCGGACGACGAAGCGGACGTTCCTCCAGGGGACCGGCGCCACACTGGGAGCCGGCATGGTTCCGGTCGGAGCCAGTAGCGCGTTCGAGCGATCGAACGTAGCGTCGCCATCCAACGCCGTCGCAGAAGCCGCCGACGGAATGGTCTCGAGCGTCCATCCGCAGGCGACGGAAGCCGGCGTGGAGGTCCTCGAGAACGGAGGGAACGCCATCGATACGGCGGTTGCCGTCCAGTTCGCGCTCAACGTCGTTCAACCCCACTCGTCGGGGATCGGTGGCGGCGGGTTCACGCTCGTCTACAGCGCCGCGGAGGACGAGATTACCGCCATCGACAATCGGGAGCGAGCACCCCTCGGCGCACAACCCGACATGTTTCTGGACAATCAAGGCGAGGAGGTGCCGTTCTTCGACCGCCACACGAACGGCAAGGCGGTCGGCGTCCCCGGGACGCTGAAGGCCGCCGACGTGGCCGTCAAGCGGTTCGGACGAACGCCGCTCGACGAACTACTCCAGCCGGCCATCGAGTTGGCCGCACCGGGCGGACGAACGGTTACCGTCGACGAGTTCCTGGCGGGTTCGATCGCGGACAACGTCGACGATGGAGCGCTCACCCCGACCGCTCGAGAAGTGTTCGCTCCGGGAGGCGACCCCCTCGAGGCGGGCGACGAACTCGTTCAGTCGGACCTCGCCGATACCCTCCGCACCATCCGCGACGACGGCATCGGCTCGTTTTACAAGGGAGAGATCGCGGAGGATATCGCCGAGACGGTTCAGGGTGCGGCACGCTCCCGCAAGACGGGCGGGAGCATGACCGTCGACGACCTCGGCCGCTATAACGTCGCCATCACCAGGCCCACCTACGAGACCTACGACGGTGACGCACACGAGATCACCGTCCGAACGATGCGTTCGCCGACCTCCGGCGGCTACGTCATCGCACAGATTCTCGCCCTCCTCGAGTCGTTCGATCTCGCGCAGTACGATCGGCGGTCGTTCGACGTGTACCACCGGCTGATCGAGGCGTTCCAGTTGGCGTTCGCCGACCGCAACGAGTACCTCGGCGACGAGGAGTTCGTCGACATCCCGTGGCAGGGACTGCTCGACGACGAGTACGTCGACGCTCGCCGGCGGATCATCGACCCGGAAACGGCGACGTCCGCGACTCGCGAGCCCGGTGATCCCTTCGCCCATCAACCCGGCGGACAGTACTACACGAGCCCGAGAGACATCGAGCAGGCCAAACACGACGGCAACGCCTCGGGCGCACGGAACGGGAAAGGCAACGAGCCCCGCACGAACAGTGCCGTGGCCCACCCCGGGCAGACGACGCATTTTACGACGGCCGACGCCGAGGGGAACGTCGTCTCCTGGACCAGCACCATCGAACAGTTGTTCGGATCTGGAATCATGGTTCCCGGTCGGGGCTTCATGCTGAACAACGAGCTCACGGACTTCGACGCAACCCCCGGCGGACCGAACGAGGTGCAGCCGGAAAAGCGCCCGCTGAGCAGCACGAGTCCGACGATCGTCACGCGCGACGGTGACCCCTTCCTGACGGTCGGCTCCCCCGGCGGCTGGTCGATCATCCACACCGTCTCCCAGATCCTGCTCAACGTCGCCGAGTTCGGCATGGACATCGACGACGCTATCGCGGAACCTCGCGTCTACTCCGCGACCGGGACCTGGGTAGATGCCGAAAACGGCGTCCCCGACGACGCCGTTGACGAACTGAACGCCGCCGGTCACGACGTCTCTACCGTCGATTCCATCGGCAACGCCCAATCCATCCTCGTCAAAGAAGACGGCGGCTACGTCGGTGTCGCTGACCACCGGAGGAACGGTTCAGCCGGGTCGCCGTCGTGATGGACACGACGATCTAATACTGAAACACGACCTGTCCAAACGAGAAGGATTTTTCGGCGGTATGTTCGAATCTCGACGGAACGGTTGTTCAGAGACGAGGATGTCGCTCATAGGTGTCTCTACAAGGCGAGGCAAGAACAGGGAGCGCGGATGATACGAAGTAAAATCGACGGGTCCGGGAACGTCTCGTCAACGACTGACTGGGTGTATCAAGAGACGGTCGGTGGGCTACCTGTCTAAACCGAACATGTCGGAAGCGATGGGATTCCATTTTTCCAGTGAGGACTTCGGGGCGGTTGAAAAGAGCGAAATCCTAACTTTGAATGCCATCGGTACCATCCAGTCGTCCTGTTTACGTATTCGGTCGGGATCGTTCAGTGATATCTGTGCCCGCTCTGTCGTTCGAACATCGGTCACTACGAGGTCGTGAACCGGCTCGGGGTCAAGTGGTTCGAGACGCCTTTGGCGTCTCGTCACTAAGCGGGATCGGAGATCCCGTGAGGTCCGCGAACCCGAAGGGTTCGCTTGATCCCGAAAGGCGAAATCCTCGGACGACCCCGAGGCACTCGCCGCGTTTCTTCTGTAGAGTCAGGCGTCGGCGGATCGGGCAGGGTCGATTCGCGACAACCGCATCGCGTTCCCGGTGACGCCGAGGCTCATCCCCATATCGCCGACGACGACCGCCAACGCAACGCTGACTAGACCCAGCGGCACGCCCAGCGCGAGCAAGAATTTCACGCCGAGGCTCGCCCAGATATTCTGTCGGATCACGCCGTTGGCCGTATGCGACAGGTCGTACAAGTACGGGAGTTTCCCGATGTCGTCGCCCATCAACGCGATGTCTGCCGTCTCGAGGGCGGTGTCGGTCCCGGCCGCACCCATCGCAATGCCGACCTCCGCGGTGGCGAGCGCGGGCGCGTCATTAATCCCGTCACCGACCATCGCGACCTCACCGCACTCCGCTTGTAACTCCTCGACTGCGTCGACCTTCTCGTCCGGTAGGAGGTCGGCGCGGTATTCGTCGACGCCGGCCTGCTCGGCGATGGCACGAGCGGTGCCCTCGTTGTCACCGGTCAGCATCACTACTCGCTCCACACCAAGCTCTTGGAGCCGCTCGACGGCCCGCCTCGAGGCTGGGCGTACCTCGTCCGCGATGGCAATTGCACCCAGCAGCTCCGACTTCGTACCGACGATAACGACCGTCTTGCCCTCCCCCTCCAGCGTCGCGAGCGCGTCCTCGGCGAACGCCCCGTCGTCACCCTCGACCGCGTCTGGTGCTGGAACACCGCCGTCGGTCGCTGAGCGGGCCCGGGTGAGGTCGAAGCCCAGTTCCTCGAAGAGTGCGGGTTTTCCCGCATAGTACGTCTCGCCGTCGATATCGCCACGGATTCCCTTGCCGGTCAGGCTCTCGAAGGCGTCCGGCTCGGGTGAGTTACCCACGCCCGTATCATCGGCGCGGGCGAGAATCGCTGTTGCGATGGGGTGTTCGCTCCGTCGCTCCAGCCCGGCCGCGTACCGGAGCAGCGTCGCCTCGTCGGTGTCGCTGACTGGGATGACGTCTGTGACGGCGAGTTCGCCCTTCGTGAGTGTGCCCGTCTTGTCGAGGGCGACGGCGTCGACCTCGCCCATCGCCTCGAGGTAGTTACCGCCCTTGATGAGGACGCCGTTTTTCGCAGCGCTAGTGATGCCCGACACCACCGAGACGGGCGTGGAGATGACGAACGCACATGGACACGCGATCACCAGCAGCGTGAGTCCGCGGATGAACCACGTCTGCCAGTCGGCAGCGAAGGTGAAGCCGTATCCAGCTACGTCCACCGAGACGGGAGTGGTGATTACCAGCGGCGGAAGGACCGCTGTAAGGATCGCCAGAACGACTACGACAGGCGTGTAGTACCCCGAAAACCGATCGACGAACTGCTCGGTCTCGGTCTTTTTCGCCTGTGCGCCCTGCACCATCTCGATGATGCGCGAGAGAGTGGAGTCACCCGCCGTCGACGTGGCCTCTATCTCGAGGTACCCCTCCTCGGTGATCGCGCCGGCGTACACCTCGTCACCGGAGGTCTTGTCGACGGGAACGCTCTCGCCGGTGATCGGCGACTGGTCGACCGCACTCTCGCCGTCGATGACCGCCCCGTCGAGCGGGATCTTGTCACCCGGCCGGACGACCACCGTTTCACCGACGGCTACGTCCTCGGCCGGTATCGTCACCTCCTCGCCGTCGCGCAGGACGGTGGCCTCGTCGGGCGACAGTTCCATTAGCTCTCGCAGGGAATCCCGCGCCCTGTCCATCGCGTAGTCCTCGAGCAGCTCGGCGATGCTGAACAGAACGGCCAGCGTGGCGGCTTCGACGAAGTAGCCGATACCGGTCGCGGCGATGATCGCCGTCCCCATCAGCAGATCGATGTCGAGACTCCGATTTTTGGCTGAATAATAGCCACCACGGACGACGGGAATACCGCTGACAGCGACGGCACCGAGGAACAAGACATCTGCGACGCGAAGCGGGTAGTCGAGGCCGCTCGCTATCGTGACGTTCTGGCCAGTGAGAAGGAATTCGAAGACAAGACCGAGGGTGACGAACGCCGCACCGAGCCACGTCTTCTTCGCGCGGGCGCTCGTCCAGACCTCTGAAGGTGGTGCGATGTCGACGCCGTCACTCGCCTCGATTCGCTCGTCGCCCTCAGTGCCGGGGCCGCCAACAACCTCGTAGCCGGCGCCTTCAATCGCCTTGACTACGTCGGCTTCGCTGGTGCGTTTGGGGTCGTACGTGATGTTGGCCGTGCCGGTGGTCGGCTGGAGCGTGGCGTCGACGACGCCGTCGACGCGCTGGAGGCTCTTGTCGACTTTCTGCGCACACGACGGACAGTCCATCTCGGGGACGGTAAGGCGAGCGGACAGCTCCCGTTGTTGCCCGCCGCCGTTCGGCGGTCCCGCCGTATCCCCATCCAGATTCTCTGTCATTACGTCACGGTAGGAACGGGAGTTCGATATGTCTTTGTTGGAATATTCCAACCAGGGTCAGTGGGATGTCAGTCGTTCTTCCGCAACCCGCTCGCCGGCGACGTATTGCTTCGCTAAATATTCCTCCGCCCGCCGGAGTCGGTAGGTGAGTGTTGAGCGCGGCACGTCGAGATGGCCGGCGAGCCCACCGACGTCGGTCTCGCGGGGAGATTCATAGTAGCCGTGTTCGACGGCGGCTTGGAGAGCAGCCTCCTGTGTCGGGGACAATCCACTTGGTGTCCCGTCGTTCTCTCGAGTTACTGTCGTCGTGTCCGCAGTGCGGAGCATCTCCATCTGAGCACAGTCCCCGACGGCGGTCTCCAGAGCGTCGAAGAACGCCGCCACGTCGCCGTCCCCGGAGTGGATTAGTCGCCACGTGTAGTGACGCCCCTCGTGGCGGGTTTCGAACAGCACGCCGTCGCCGAGATGGTCTCGTGCGATGTGGGGAACTGAGGCGCAGGTAGGAGTACGCTCCCAGTCGGAATAGAGGACGAGCCTGTTGTCCGCCCGATCCAGGACTCGAGTGGTCTGTGTAGCGCCGCAGTTCTCAGTGGCGAGACAGTCAGCGTAGTAGTCGCCGTCGAGAAAAGCGTCCTCGATGGCGTCGAGCGCCTCGGGAGTTCCGGTGGCATGGTCGACCCGCCAGAGACGCTCGGCAGTAGCGTGGAGCGAGAGCGAACGGACGCGAGCGTTAGGGTGGTCGGCAAGGGCGTCTGCCACCTCGTTGCAACCCGGTTCGTATTCCAGGGCGAAGACGAGTTCACGCATACTCCTCTGTACGGCCTACTACCATTTGACACCCTCCTTCGTGTTTCTCAGAAGTGACGGCGTGTATCCACGGTCTGAAGACCGTGGTATTGTGTCTGTTCAGCGTATGAATTACTGGAAATATTCTTTCTACCACCTCGCCAACCGATCGAACTAGATATTTTTCTAACTAGATGAAGTCGATATACATTTGATATATACTGTTCGTACCTTATATATAATCAGCCTAGAAAATCTTTATTATATCAAGAGTAAATATTTCAAGCGCGATGGAAGATCAGGATCAGACAGAGGTGAGCAGACGTACTGTCCTTAGAACGACCGGCGCGATCGGCGCAGCCGGTCTCGGGCTGTCGATCGGGACCGGCACCGGGGCCGCCGTCGAGACGGGTGAGCCAAGCGCGTGGACACGCGAGCACGCGAACAACATCGAACTCACCGACGACCTGACGGCGCCGGTGATCGACGAGAATCCCGACGTAATCTCGGACGACTACTGGGTCTGGGACACGTGGCCGCTTCGGTACCGCGACGGTTCGATCGCGAAGATTAACGGCTGGCAGATCGTCTTCTCGCTCACAGCGTCGAAGGACCTCGTGCCGGGCGCTCGCCACAATGAGGCGACGATTCGTTACTTCTACTCCCGGAACGGCCATGACTGGACTGAGGGCGGGACGGCCTTCGAGAACCCACTCGGTCATCATCAGTGGGCCGGCTCCGCGATGTACGACCACGAGCAAGACCAGATCTACCACTTCTACACCGCGACCAGTCCCGAGCCGGAGTTCCGCCAGCGACTCGCGCTCGGCAAAGGCGCGTCGCTCGAGACCGGTCCGCACGGCGTCGACCTGGTCGGAGACCAAGAGCACGTCATCATGGCCGAGGCCGACGGCGAACTCTACCAGACGCTAGAGCAGTCCCGGGACCAGGGCATCGTCTATGCGTTCCGCGACCCGTGGTACTTCCGGCACCCCGAGACGGGCGAAGACATGGTCGTCTTCGAGGGCAACACGCCCACAGACGGCGAGGACCCGAGCGATCCGCGGAGTTACAACGGGAACGTCGGGGTAGCGCGGGCGACGAACGACGACCTCACCGAGTGGGAGTTGCTCCCACCGAACCTGGAGGCCATCGAGGTCAATCAGCAACTCGAGCGCCCCCACTACGTCTTCCAGGACGGGAAGTGGTATCTGTTCGTGCTGAGCCACGAGTTTACGTTCGCACCCGGCCTCTCGGGGCCTGATGCCCTGTACGGGTTCGTCGCCGACTCGCTATACGGCGACTACGAGCCGCTCAATGAGAGCGGACTGGTCCTCGCGAACCCCGAGGCGGCGCCGTTCCAGGGCTACTCTTGGTTAGCGATGCCTCAGGGTAACGACGTCCTCGTCGAGAGCTTCGAGAACTTCCGCGGCCTCGACGACACCTCTCGGGGCGAGATCGGTCTCGACGAAGTCGGATTCTTGCCAGCCGAGGAACAGAAGGAGCTGTTCGGTGGTACCCTCGCCCCGAGTCTGAAAGTCCAACTCGACGGCACCGAGACGCGGGTCGTCGCCGAACTCAACGATGGCCATTTCATCCCGTCGGGCGGCAGTCCGAACGGAAACGGCAACGGACGCGGTCGGTAGGCGACACTACCAGTGGCCACGAAGACGATAAGAAGGAGAGTAATGCCGGATAGGCGACTCAGTCAACGACACTTGACGATCCCTAAGGGACGTCACCTCAGGTGAGACCCCTCGTGAAGCTCGATTCCCAATGGCTGTGAGGCGAGGTCGTAGACGACCATGTCTTCAACTCTCGCGGCGCCTTTATCCGCGAAAAGGGACATTCCAGTACTGTCCCAGTCCGGGAATATTTGATTCGTCATCACCCTCCGTCCACCGTTGCCGAATATTTCGACCGACGATCGGTCGACGAGGACGCGAAGCTGAATCGTTCCGTCCTCTCGTAGTTCGAGCGGCATCGTCGTTGTGTCTTCTTGACCTGGATCGTAGAATCCGTCTGCCGGGCCATCGACTGACGATTCCAATCGATCGAACTCCAACTGGTTTTTATCCGTGTAGTAGGTGATCACGCTTTGATCATTCTCACCCTCTCGAACTCGAAGTCCGACCGTATCGGCGCTATGCGGGTCGATCGTCATGATTATCTCAAGCGACCGTCCGTTCGCATTCGTGTCCTCGAGCGGATCTCTACACGACGTGACCATCTCCTTGCTGACATCGGCGAGTTTGTCCTGCCGGAGGTCAACGAGTTTCTCGGCCGGATACTCTCGCAGTCTGATGTCACTCTCTTCTCCTTCGAGGGCAACGTTACGTGGAACCGACATGATACCGCGCCATCCGGTTTCGGGGATGAAGTCCATGTAGGGCCAGTGAGCCGCCCACCCGATCTGGATTCGACAGTCATTGGGCTCGTTGTCCCATGACATAGCAGCGAAGTAATCGTAGCCATAATCCGCGAGTTCGCGATCCTCCATCGTGAACTCGTGTCCATCAAACTCACCTATGAGGTGATCGACGTGAGGGTCACCTTGGACGGAGACCGTCAGTACCCATTTGGTTTCGTCAGTACCCTCGACGGGTAGTTCGAACAAGTCCGGACATTCCCAGAGATCCACAGTATCATTGTAGACACCGTTGTTTGTCTCGATCTCAGCGACTACGTCCTCATACTCGTCGATCGTGAACGTGCTTTCGTACGTCCAGTCGATGTGGTCCTCGGAACTGTAAAATTCGATACCGGCGGGTCGTTCGTCCCCGTTATCGTCGCCGTCTGCAGCGCGGGAAACGACCATGATCCAGTGTTCGTTTGGTTCGTACCAGAAGACGTTTGGATCACGGAATTCTGGGTCGTTGGTATCGACAACTGGATTGTCGGCGTACGCCGTAACCGTCTTGCCGTTATCGGTACTATACGCGATACGTTGATCCTGGATCGACTCGTTGAGGTGGGCACCTGTATACGACAAGATCAGCGCATCCTCACCGAATCCAGCCGTGTTCTGGGTATCAACGGTGCCACCACCCGAGAATTTTCCAATGTTGTTCTCTTCATCGAATGGGAGTTTGACACCGTGGTACGTCCATTCGAAAAGGTCCTCGCTGGTCGCATGTCCCCACTCGATATCCTCCCAGAAGGGGTTGTAGGGGTTGTACTGGAAAAACAGATGGTAAACACCTTCGTGGTAGACTAACCCGTTCGGGTCATTGATCCAGCCTTGTGGTGGTGCGAAGTGAAAGCCCGGTCGCCAGAGATCCGAT
Coding sequences within it:
- a CDS encoding glycoside hydrolase family 68 protein, which codes for MEDQDQTEVSRRTVLRTTGAIGAAGLGLSIGTGTGAAVETGEPSAWTREHANNIELTDDLTAPVIDENPDVISDDYWVWDTWPLRYRDGSIAKINGWQIVFSLTASKDLVPGARHNEATIRYFYSRNGHDWTEGGTAFENPLGHHQWAGSAMYDHEQDQIYHFYTATSPEPEFRQRLALGKGASLETGPHGVDLVGDQEHVIMAEADGELYQTLEQSRDQGIVYAFRDPWYFRHPETGEDMVVFEGNTPTDGEDPSDPRSYNGNVGVARATNDDLTEWELLPPNLEAIEVNQQLERPHYVFQDGKWYLFVLSHEFTFAPGLSGPDALYGFVADSLYGDYEPLNESGLVLANPEAAPFQGYSWLAMPQGNDVLVESFENFRGLDDTSRGEIGLDEVGFLPAEEQKELFGGTLAPSLKVQLDGTETRVVAELNDGHFIPSGGSPNGNGNGRGR
- a CDS encoding glycoside hydrolase family 32 protein, which translates into the protein MKIILVLNLVVVQDNNLQESEESMNELLRLSRRNALRVTGTGLFTTTVLGGSGLSVSATDHVEQIEASESDLWRPGFHFAPPQGWINDPNGLVYHEGVYHLFFQYNPYNPFWEDIEWGHATSEDLFEWTYHGVKLPFDEENNIGKFSGGGTVDTQNTAGFGEDALILSYTGAHLNESIQDQRIAYSTDNGKTVTAYADNPVVDTNDPEFRDPNVFWYEPNEHWIMVVSRAADGDDNGDERPAGIEFYSSEDHIDWTYESTFTIDEYEDVVAEIETNNGVYNDTVDLWECPDLFELPVEGTDETKWVLTVSVQGDPHVDHLIGEFDGHEFTMEDRELADYGYDYFAAMSWDNEPNDCRIQIGWAAHWPYMDFIPETGWRGIMSVPRNVALEGEESDIRLREYPAEKLVDLRQDKLADVSKEMVTSCRDPLEDTNANGRSLEIIMTIDPHSADTVGLRVREGENDQSVITYYTDKNQLEFDRLESSVDGPADGFYDPGQEDTTTMPLELREDGTIQLRVLVDRSSVEIFGNGGRRVMTNQIFPDWDSTGMSLFADKGAARVEDMVVYDLASQPLGIELHEGSHLR
- a CDS encoding Rid family detoxifying hydrolase — its product is MAQRTAVTTEDAPNTDNPYSQGILVDGFLFVSGFGPVDPETMADVDGDIEDQTDRVIANLSAVLAEGGGSLEDVVKVTVYLDDMDDYDAVNEAYANHFGDEPPARVCLEAARLPGDVSVEIDAIAKVE
- a CDS encoding helix-turn-helix domain-containing protein, with the translated sequence MRELVFALEYEPGCNEVADALADHPNARVRSLSLHATAERLWRVDHATGTPEALDAIEDAFLDGDYYADCLATENCGATQTTRVLDRADNRLVLYSDWERTPTCASVPHIARDHLGDGVLFETRHEGRHYTWRLIHSGDGDVAAFFDALETAVGDCAQMEMLRTADTTTVTRENDGTPSGLSPTQEAALQAAVEHGYYESPRETDVGGLAGHLDVPRSTLTYRLRRAEEYLAKQYVAGERVAEERLTSH
- the ggt gene encoding gamma-glutamyltransferase; protein product: MGQDSPEADSSDSADESTERVRTTKRTFLQGTGATLGAGMVPVGASSAFERSNVASPSNAVAEAADGMVSSVHPQATEAGVEVLENGGNAIDTAVAVQFALNVVQPHSSGIGGGGFTLVYSAAEDEITAIDNRERAPLGAQPDMFLDNQGEEVPFFDRHTNGKAVGVPGTLKAADVAVKRFGRTPLDELLQPAIELAAPGGRTVTVDEFLAGSIADNVDDGALTPTAREVFAPGGDPLEAGDELVQSDLADTLRTIRDDGIGSFYKGEIAEDIAETVQGAARSRKTGGSMTVDDLGRYNVAITRPTYETYDGDAHEITVRTMRSPTSGGYVIAQILALLESFDLAQYDRRSFDVYHRLIEAFQLAFADRNEYLGDEEFVDIPWQGLLDDEYVDARRRIIDPETATSATREPGDPFAHQPGGQYYTSPRDIEQAKHDGNASGARNGKGNEPRTNSAVAHPGQTTHFTTADAEGNVVSWTSTIEQLFGSGIMVPGRGFMLNNELTDFDATPGGPNEVQPEKRPLSSTSPTIVTRDGDPFLTVGSPGGWSIIHTVSQILLNVAEFGMDIDDAIAEPRVYSATGTWVDAENGVPDDAVDELNAAGHDVSTVDSIGNAQSILVKEDGGYVGVADHRRNGSAGSPS
- a CDS encoding heavy metal translocating P-type ATPase, producing MTENLDGDTAGPPNGGGQQRELSARLTVPEMDCPSCAQKVDKSLQRVDGVVDATLQPTTGTANITYDPKRTSEADVVKAIEGAGYEVVGGPGTEGDERIEASDGVDIAPPSEVWTSARAKKTWLGAAFVTLGLVFEFLLTGQNVTIASGLDYPLRVADVLFLGAVAVSGIPVVRGGYYSAKNRSLDIDLLMGTAIIAATGIGYFVEAATLAVLFSIAELLEDYAMDRARDSLRELMELSPDEATVLRDGEEVTIPAEDVAVGETVVVRPGDKIPLDGAVIDGESAVDQSPITGESVPVDKTSGDEVYAGAITEEGYLEIEATSTAGDSTLSRIIEMVQGAQAKKTETEQFVDRFSGYYTPVVVVLAILTAVLPPLVITTPVSVDVAGYGFTFAADWQTWFIRGLTLLVIACPCAFVISTPVSVVSGITSAAKNGVLIKGGNYLEAMGEVDAVALDKTGTLTKGELAVTDVIPVSDTDEATLLRYAAGLERRSEHPIATAILARADDTGVGNSPEPDAFESLTGKGIRGDIDGETYYAGKPALFEELGFDLTRARSATDGGVPAPDAVEGDDGAFAEDALATLEGEGKTVVIVGTKSELLGAIAIADEVRPASRRAVERLQELGVERVVMLTGDNEGTARAIAEQAGVDEYRADLLPDEKVDAVEELQAECGEVAMVGDGINDAPALATAEVGIAMGAAGTDTALETADIALMGDDIGKLPYLYDLSHTANGVIRQNIWASLGVKFLLALGVPLGLVSVALAVVVGDMGMSLGVTGNAMRLSRIDPARSADA